The Etheostoma spectabile isolate EspeVRDwgs_2016 unplaced genomic scaffold, UIUC_Espe_1.0 scaffold00018004, whole genome shotgun sequence genome contains the following window.
GGTAGATGTGAGCGCTGAATAAAACATGGCGGAGTGGGACCACTTTATGAGACACATTAGGACgccagcacccccccccccccccccgctttctCGCCGCTGTGTGAGGGAGCCATACATATTTAACTTTCTGAGGCGGGTTACAGACATTTCACAGAATGTCAATACTCAGCacttaaaagagagaaaaaagagggagggaTGGCAGTGCTGCCGGGTTAAAgagagcagcggggggggggggggggggggggggggggaggaggagagagggagggaggggggggggagggagttggagggggaagggggggggagggagggagggaggttgTGGTACATTAGGCAGCCAGGGGTGTCTTTCCTCCCTGCAGCCGATCCTGGGACTGCTCGTCTaaacctgcacaaacacacaatatgtTCTAGTCTTCTCTCCTTTGACTGTCAATAGAagcctccttccttccttccttccttccttccttccttcctttcttcctcccttcctccactccttccttcctgcttccttcttttctttcatttccttcCCAACGTCCTTTCTTATGTCTTCTTTCCTCCATTTTTCACCCTTCCTTATTTATTCTTTACTTTCCTTCCTATCctgccttccttccttcttctttccatccttccatccctccatttccttcctttcctttcctatcctgaatatctttgagttgtggacaaaacgacatctgatgatgtcatcttgggctttttagAGACCAGacaactaatccattcatccaggAAATAATCCACAATGAAATGTACCTTaaatacttgtgtgtgtttgtaagatacgtgtgtgtttatgttgtgtgtgtgtgtgtgtgtctgtgtgagtgtgtgtactgtgtgtgtgtgagagtgtgtgtatacctgtgtgtgggtgtatgtttgtgtgaatgtatgtgtgaatatacctgtgtgtgtgtgtgtgtgtgtatgtgcgtgtttgtgtgtgtgtatgtgtgtgtacatatgtgaaAGTGTGAGTGAgtatacctgtgtgtgtgtgtgtgtgtgtgtgtgtgagtatacgtgtgtgtttattgtgtgtgtgtgtgtacgtgtgagtgtgtgtgtacgtgtgtgtgtgtgtgtgtgtgtgtgtacgtgtgagtgtgtgtgtacgtgtgagtgtgtgtgtacctgtttgTGTGACGTGCATTAAGGGGAAATGAGGGAAGTCACTTAGTGTTAAGTAATAACAGAGCAGGAGAAATGTCTCCTGAGACACGCTGCCAACCTCCAGCGAAACCTCCACCATCAAACACCcatttaaccccccccccggttccccccccccccccccatcattaGCATACGAAGCTGATGCCTAAATACACAAAACGTTGTTGTTTCATCTGCGTGGAAAAGCCATTACATCACGCCGCGGCCTGCTCCTCTTTCTGGGAGACGGATGCCTACGAGGACTTTAAATGAGTTGCGCAAGAGCCGAACAAAGACATGGAGGCATGACtgcagacgggggggggggcacataagGATGATAAGATGCTAATATGAAGGGAAAGAGAATATCTCCTAATTAGATGTTGAATGGACAGATTGGGTTGTCCTGACGTTGTCACACAGCAGATTGGATGAGAGTGTGTGGTGTTTCACacagatggagaggagagaaggagagggagggagcgggagagagagggagagaaagagagagggagagggagggagcgggagagagagggagatagagagaaagatgtCGTGGaatatttttaacacaagaaaacgttttaacttttaaatggAAAACGCTCCATTACACGTGTTACATTCACAACATCACGACCCCAACAGAACTCAGCAAAGATAGTTcctgctcgggctttaacttctggataattaagaaagagagagagagagagagagagagagaggggagagagagagagagagagagagagagggagggagagagagagagatgtccAGAAGCGTTGCCATAAACCAGCTATAATGTATGCATGAAGTGTCATATCTCGTCCTCCTCAGCCGCCGGCAGCTGCACACGTTCCCGACGGCTTCATCTGCTGTCGCATGCTCAGCTGTGGCTTCTGCACTCAAGGTCACAGATGAATCAAAACATCAATATGTGCAGTAGACGTGGGCGAAGCCGGCTGCAGACGTGTCACCTGTACCAACAACACAGCGTCAGCACCGCAGGACTCATGCAAAGAGCAGCGCAGGCGTCTGAGAACAGGAGCCGCGAAGAGCTCGTTACACAGATTTCTCCTCGAGGTTGTATGTATCATCTGTGGCAAACTGTCgacttgttgttgtttgtgtgtgtgtgtgtgtgtgtgtgtgtgtgtgtgtgtgtgtgtgtgtgtgtgtgggggggggggggggggtgagatgTTCACACAGGTGCATTGTTCACAACAGAGGAGAGATTCAGGGGCTGGTGGAGCTGGTTAATTACAACACAGGGAAAAGGAAATGGGGACTTAATGGGGACCTGCAATGTTTTGACTGGATCATTAAAACTGTTTTGCTTCTGGGGCCCCAATGTTTTACCTTGAATGATTATAATTTTgatggggtgggtggggggggggggggggggcttctggAGCATCAGCcccaaaaggtttttttctcaAAACCCCTGAGGGTTTTAGAATAATTTCCACTTAGTGTCATTTGACCCCCGTCTCTCTGACCGGCCAATCAGCGGAGCAGCTTTACCAGAGGGAGAGCTGGGACTTCTCCCGGTGGCCGGTGGTGTTTTGAGGTTGCGGGGGCCGGTCTGATAATAGTTCTACATGTTATGCAAGCTCTTAGCAACACCATCCGTCGGCCCCTGCCCGCCCCCCCCGGTCTCACTGTGCAGCCTCTGCCCAACCCATACAACATATGTAGGAAATATGGGCCATCAGTGAGCGACCCCTCCCCTGAATGGCATAGCACTCCTCAGCCTGTGGCGTAAATTGGACGCCGTTgaacacctcttttttttgtcttcctcctctctttagGAGGCCGGAGTAAAAAATGATGGAATGATAAAGGATaataaaaaaggtacaaaacaCGATGTAGAAGaagcaaaaacaatgaaaaaagcaacagaaacGACAGAACAAGGTTGCTGCAACTCTCATGTTTTCCCAAATAATAGAGATTTTAAGGCATTCCgttatcaaaatagtttatATAGCTGTTGTGAATGAAtcagcccccctccccccccgccAGGTTTGAGCTGAGCCCCCAAGGTTTAAAACATCTGTCTTGTCTCTGCTTTTGAGCAATCATCTCAGAGCTCCATCTTTTCTAGGacacttttattttactgctttcagaaaaaaagcttCTTCCGCTCTACAAAGACacccacagagacacaaacgGACCTTTTTTGTTTCAAACCAGCCAAATAATATACATAAGGTCAAGTTAATCATCATTTACACGTTCGGTGGTGAGAGCAAAGCAATAAAAATCCATGAGGCTGAAAAGGGCCTTAATAAGTCTCAATATTCCCAAATGTCAATATGTCTTCATGTCTCATCTTACACTGGCCTTTTTTCTCTCCCGTCTCCCCAGATGGAAACCGACACCGGTGACAGCGACGGAGGATAACAACGATGGAAGGCAGAGCGATTCATCTCAAGCCGAAGCCACAGCATTCCTGAAGTTATACCTCCACCTTGACACATCGCAGCGTGCACGACAACCCGGCCCGGGCCGAGCTGAACGGTCGCCTCTCTCGTCGACAGCCGAAAGACAACAGGAGCCAAAGCTTCGGGGACCAGGCGTCAGCAGAAATCCACTCTGTCTCGCTCGCGGTAACAAATGAGCCTTTATTTGTGAAGTTAAAAAGTGCTAACAGCCGACTCCATAAGGGCCAATTACTGGCTGACGGGAAGACGGGGCCAAGATGAAGCAGACGGCCGTTGTGGCTTGTTTGCTGGCTGAGCTGTCTCTGGCTGCTTTTGCTCTGGTCTCTCAGGGGGACGCCCATTGCCCTGCATTGTGTCGATGTGAGCTACGACCCTGGTTCTCTCCCAGCTCCGTTTACACCGAGGCTTCCACCGTGGACTGTAATGATTTGGGCCTCTCGCTGATACCGGAGAGACTCCCCTCGGAAACAGAGGTGCTGCTGCTACAGACGAACAACATTGCTAATGCGGAGAAGACTTTGGACTACTTGGACAACATCGTTGAAATCGATTTGTCTCAGAACAACATTTCTTCGCTGGGCAATGTCTGTCTGGGGTCCCTTCCCCAGCTCCTGTCACTCCACATGGAGGAGAACTGGATCCAGGAGCTATCGGACCGCTGCCTCGCCTCCTTTCCCAACCTCCAGGAGTTTTACGTTAACCACAACCTGATTTTCTCCATCGCCCCCGGAGCTTTCCAGGGCCTGAACAGGCTGCTGAGGCTCCATCTCAACTCCAATCGACTGACGAGTGTCAACAGCAAGTGGTTCGAGCATCTCCCCAGCCTGGAGATCTTGATGCTGGGAGAAAACCCCATCGTCGAGCTGTCGGACATGAACTTCAAACCCCTGGGGAACCTACGAAGCCTCGTGCTGGCCAAGATGAATTTGACGGAAATGCCGGACAATGCTTTTTTTGGTCTTGATAATTTGGAGAGCATCTCATTTTTTGACAACCTGCTCAATCGAGTCCCCCACGTGGCTCTGACTCGAGTCCAGTACCTGAAGTTCCTGGATTTGAATAAGAACCCGATCGAGAGGATTCAAAGAGGTGATTTCATGGACATGATGCATCTCAAGGAGCTCGGCATCAACAGCATGCCTGAGCTTGTGTCAATCGACAGTTTTGCCCTCAACAACTTGCCCGAGCTGACAAAAATCGAGGCCACAAACAATCCCCGGCTGTCCTACATCCACCCAAGGGCCTTCCACAAGCTTCCCAGTCTCGAGACTCTGATGCTGAACAGCAACGCTCTGAGCGCGATCCACCGCAGCACCGTGGAGTCCCTGCCCAACCTGCGGGAGGTCAGTCTGCACAGCAATCCCATCCGCTGCGACTGCGTCATCCGCTGGGTCAACATGAACCGGACCACGGTTCGGTTTATGGAGCCTGACTCTCTGTACTGCGTCGAGCCTCCGGAGTACCAAGGCCAGCACGTCCTACAGGTGCACTTCAGGGAGATGACAGAGACCTGCCTTCCCCTGATCTCCCCCGAGAGTCTCCCGGAGCGCGTCGAAGTCAGTAAAGGGAGGTCAGTGTCACTGCACTGTCGGGCGTTTGGAGAACCGGAGCCTCAGATTATCTGGGTGACACCATGTGGCAACAGGATCCTACCTGGGAGTGTGTCTAATAAGCACTACATGCACCCTGAGGGAAGCTTAGATCTCTACGATGCCACGGAGCAGGAAGCGGGCTCCTACACCTGCATCGCCCACAATCTCGTCGGGGCAGTCATCAAGTCGGTGATGGTTGCGGTGGACGGACACATCACCCAGCCTTCAAATCAACCTCTACATGTTTATATCACATCTATCCAGTCTCATTCTGTACGGGTTTCCTGGGAGAGTGCAGGGGGTTTGGTATCGCGACTACATTGGGGCAGCAGCCTCTCGATGCCGTTCTCAGCCAGGCTCCCCACTGATGTCAGAGAGTACCACATCAAGCAGCTGAAGCCTTCCACTCGCTACCAGGTCTGCGTTGCTGTCATTGCAGAACAGTCTGGATACAGTAGGGACTGTGTCAACGTGACCACAAAGGGGGCTCCGATCCTAACGGGTAAAACTGAGAACTGGGACAGTGTGGTGATGGCTGCCTGCGCTGTGCTTTTCATTGTGGTTGCCGTGGCTTGCTCCGTCATCTACACGTCTCTGTGCAGCCAAGTGTTTTACAGGAAACTGATAGCTGATACCATTCCCAGCACTCACTCCTTGGCCTCTCCTCCTTCTGATTTCCTGGAATCAGGCGTGTGTGGGATCAAGGTGAGGGCCACGGTAATAGACTTACCGGACGACGCCGTGTAACAAACGTCCTTGTCTGTGAAAGCACTTTGGGATTAAGTGAAGATGAAGAGTGATGGACACTGGACAATGTGATTTATGGACTCTCTTTTCAGGACTTTTGATGGGACACTTTGCACAGGAACTCAGCTGGGAGGCATCAGAGCAGAGATGCTAATGCAGAGATGACATGATCAGCTAAAAGCAGGGACGATTTTGTATTTCAAACATTATACCAAGCTTAATCAGGCCGATATCTTGACTATAATCTACATGGCTACTGGTCATTCATGCAGTGCA
Protein-coding sequences here:
- the LOC116679551 gene encoding leucine-rich repeat neuronal protein 3, whose protein sequence is MKQTAVVACLLAELSLAAFALVSQGDAHCPALCRCELRPWFSPSSVYTEASTVDCNDLGLSLIPERLPSETEVLLLQTNNIANAEKTLDYLDNIVEIDLSQNNISSLGNVCLGSLPQLLSLHMEENWIQELSDRCLASFPNLQEFYVNHNLIFSIAPGAFQGLNRLLRLHLNSNRLTSVNSKWFEHLPSLEILMLGENPIVELSDMNFKPLGNLRSLVLAKMNLTEMPDNAFFGLDNLESISFFDNLLNRVPHVALTRVQYLKFLDLNKNPIERIQRGDFMDMMHLKELGINSMPELVSIDSFALNNLPELTKIEATNNPRLSYIHPRAFHKLPSLETLMLNSNALSAIHRSTVESLPNLREVSLHSNPIRCDCVIRWVNMNRTTVRFMEPDSLYCVEPPEYQGQHVLQVHFREMTETCLPLISPESLPERVEVSKGRSVSLHCRAFGEPEPQIIWVTPCGNRILPGSVSNKHYMHPEGSLDLYDATEQEAGSYTCIAHNLVGAVIKSVMVAVDGHITQPSNQPLHVYITSIQSHSVRVSWESAGGLVSRLHWGSSLSMPFSARLPTDVREYHIKQLKPSTRYQVCVAVIAEQSGYSRDCVNVTTKGAPILTGKTENWDSVVMAACAVLFIVVAVACSVIYTSLCSQVFYRKLIADTIPSTHSLASPPSDFLESGVCGIKVRATVIDLPDDAV